The Streptomyces vinaceus genome contains the following window.
CGGCTTCATCCTGGGGCGCTGCCTTCAGTTCGACGAGGAGGAGTACGGGCACTGGTACACGGACATGGCCGCCACCCACCAGGCGCTGATGAGCGATCCGGGCAGTCCCTGGCTCAACATCCCCTGGGAGTAGGACAAGCGCCGCCGTCCGGCGACTTTTCCCAGTAGCGGCAAATCCTTGGACGGAGCCCGAATCCGCCAACTAGCGTCGCCCGCATGACCATTGTGCTGAATGACACGGTACGCAAACTGCTCGACTCCCCGCACCCGGCGGTGCTCACCACCCTCAACCCCGACGGCGGCCCGCAGAGTTCGGTGGTCTGGGTGGCCAGGGACGGCGACGAACTGCTGATCTCCACCGAGCAGGGGCGCCGCAAGGAGCGCAACATCGCCCGCGACGCGCGCGTCGGGCTGACCGTCTTCGACACCGCCAACCCCTTCATGTACGTGGAGATCCGCGGCACGGCCACCCTCGCCGAGGACACGGGCCGCGAGGTCGCCGTCCTCATCGCGGAGCAGTACATGGGGCCGGGCGGCGGCAAGGAGTACGCCGAGGCCCCGGCCGAGAACGTCCGCCTCGTCGTGCGCGTCACCCCGACCAAGGTGCTCGGCAACGCGGCCAAGGCCGGATAGCCGTATCCCGTCCGGCGCTACGGCAGCTGCGGGCGGACCTGCGACCAGGCGTCGACCGCCGCCGCGAGCGGGTCCCCCTCCGCCAGATGCGGCCGTACGAGGGCCGTCCAGGGCAGCAGGAGCTTGATGCGCCGCAGGTGCTGGATGCGCGGTCGCGGCAGGTCGCGCCACGTGCGCGCCTCCGCGGCCGCCTCCGCCGGGGTCAGGTCGATCAGCGCCAGCGCGTCGCGGCACAGCTCCGCCGGATCGCCGCCGCGGCCCGGGCCGAACTGATCGATCAGGTAGCCCCGTACGGCGGCCACCTC
Protein-coding sequences here:
- a CDS encoding PPOX class F420-dependent oxidoreductase translates to MTIVLNDTVRKLLDSPHPAVLTTLNPDGGPQSSVVWVARDGDELLISTEQGRRKERNIARDARVGLTVFDTANPFMYVEIRGTATLAEDTGREVAVLIAEQYMGPGGGKEYAEAPAENVRLVVRVTPTKVLGNAAKAG